From the genome of Bacillota bacterium, one region includes:
- the csrA gene encoding carbon storage regulator, whose product MLVLTRKRDESIMIGDDIKIIVVDVRGDQVKLGIDAPRHIPVHREEVYREIQEENRRAALKATQDLSALDQVLRRSSDLPLGKGTPAAGDGSGGARDGDEA is encoded by the coding sequence ATGCTCGTATTGACCCGCAAGCGCGACGAGAGCATCATGATTGGCGACGACATCAAGATCATCGTCGTCGATGTGCGCGGTGACCAGGTAAAGCTCGGGATCGATGCGCCGCGGCATATCCCCGTGCACCGGGAGGAAGTTTACCGGGAGATCCAAGAGGAAAACCGCCGCGCGGCGCTCAAGGCCACGCAGGACTTGTCTGCCCTTGATCAAGTGTTGCGGCGGTCGAGCGATCTGCCGCTGGGAAAGGGAACGCCCGCGGCCGGCGACGGGTCCGGTGGCGCGCGGGACGGAGACGAAGCCTAA